From Medicago truncatula cultivar Jemalong A17 chromosome 7, MtrunA17r5.0-ANR, whole genome shotgun sequence, a single genomic window includes:
- the LOC11419402 gene encoding transcription initiation factor IIA subunit 2, with the protein MATFELYRRSTIGMCLTETLDEMVQNGTLSPEIAIQVLVQFDKSMTEALETQVKSKVSIKGHLHTYRFCDNVWTFILQDALFKNEDNQENVGRVKIVACDSKLLSQ; encoded by the exons ATGGCGACGTTCGAACTTTATCGTAGGTCGACAATCGGAATGTGCCTCACTGAGACTTTGGACGAGATGGTTCAGAATGGAACTCTTAGTCCTGAGATTGCGATTCAGGTTCTCGTTCAGTTTGATAAG TCTATGACTGAAGCTCTGgaaacacaagttaaaagcaaGGTCTCTATCAAG GGACATCTGCATACATACAGATTTTGTGACAATGTTTGGACCTTCATCTTACAAGATGCTTTGTTTAAGAATGAAGACAACCAAGAGAATGTTGGACGGGTTAAAATAGTGGCATGTGACTCGAAATTGCTCAGTCAGTAA
- the LOC11436526 gene encoding CDP-diacylglycerol--glycerol-3-phosphate 3-phosphatidyltransferase 1, chloroplastic isoform X1: MGYVLRGGDLKNDHRASSMPSSHSKLLTLPTILTLARVASIPFLVATFYMDGWQGTAVTTCIFTAAAITDWLDGYIARKMKLKSSFGAFLDPVADKLMVAATLILLCTRPLKVAALAQAPWLLIIPSITIIGREITMSALREWAASQGSKVLEAVAVNNLGKWKTATQMTALTILLATRDCSHGGPAILAGSGVFLLYIAAGLAIWSFVVYMRKMWKVLLSYSR, encoded by the exons atgggTTATGTCCTCCGTGGTGGTGACTTGAAAAATGATCATCGTGCTTCTTCTATGCCTTCTTCCCATTCCAAACTCCTTACTTTACCCACCATTCTTACTCTTGCCCGTGTCGCTTCTATTCCTTTTCTCGTTGCCA cCTTTTACATGGATGGTTGGCAAGGAACTGCTGTTACCACTTGTATTTTCACTGCTGCAGCAATTACAGATTGGCTTGATGGCTATATTGCTCGCAAG ATGAAACTAAAATCTTCATTTGGTGCCTTTTTGGATCCAGTAGCGGACAAG CTTATGGTTGCTGCCACGTTGATCTTATTATGTACTAGACCTTTGAAAGTTGCTGCATTGGCACAAGCGCCATGGCTCTTAATTATACCGTCAATCACCATTATTGGTAGAGAG ATTACCATGTCAGCACTCAGGGAATGGGCAGCTTCCCAGGGTAGTAAAGTTTTAGAG gCTGTTGCGGTTAATAATTTGGGGAAATGGAAAACAGCCACACAGATGACGGCATTAACCATCCTCCTTGCTACCCGTGACTGCAG TCATGGAGGACCTGCCATTTTGGCAGGCTCTGGCGTTTTCTTGCTTTATATTGCCGCAGGGCTTGCCATATGGTCCTTTGTAGTATATATGAGGAAAATGTGGAAGGTGTTACTGAG TTACTCAAGGTAA
- the LOC11436526 gene encoding CDP-diacylglycerol--glycerol-3-phosphate 3-phosphatidyltransferase 1, chloroplastic isoform X2: MGYVLRGGDLKNDHRASSMPSSHSKLLTLPTILTLARVASIPFLVATFYMDGWQGTAVTTCIFTAAAITDWLDGYIARKMKLKSSFGAFLDPVADKLMVAATLILLCTRPLKVAALAQAPWLLIIPSITIIGREITMSALREWAASQGSKVLEAVAVNNLGKWKTATQMTALTILLATRDCSHGGPAILAGSGVFLLYIAAGLAIWSFVVYMRKMWKVLLR, translated from the exons atgggTTATGTCCTCCGTGGTGGTGACTTGAAAAATGATCATCGTGCTTCTTCTATGCCTTCTTCCCATTCCAAACTCCTTACTTTACCCACCATTCTTACTCTTGCCCGTGTCGCTTCTATTCCTTTTCTCGTTGCCA cCTTTTACATGGATGGTTGGCAAGGAACTGCTGTTACCACTTGTATTTTCACTGCTGCAGCAATTACAGATTGGCTTGATGGCTATATTGCTCGCAAG ATGAAACTAAAATCTTCATTTGGTGCCTTTTTGGATCCAGTAGCGGACAAG CTTATGGTTGCTGCCACGTTGATCTTATTATGTACTAGACCTTTGAAAGTTGCTGCATTGGCACAAGCGCCATGGCTCTTAATTATACCGTCAATCACCATTATTGGTAGAGAG ATTACCATGTCAGCACTCAGGGAATGGGCAGCTTCCCAGGGTAGTAAAGTTTTAGAG gCTGTTGCGGTTAATAATTTGGGGAAATGGAAAACAGCCACACAGATGACGGCATTAACCATCCTCCTTGCTACCCGTGACTGCAG TCATGGAGGACCTGCCATTTTGGCAGGCTCTGGCGTTTTCTTGCTTTATATTGCCGCAGGGCTTGCCATATGGTCCTTTGTAGTATATATGAGGAAAATGTGGAAGGTGTTACTGAGGTAA